Proteins encoded within one genomic window of Argiope bruennichi chromosome 7, qqArgBrue1.1, whole genome shotgun sequence:
- the LOC129975904 gene encoding sorting nexin lst-4-like isoform X2, with protein MAVSFQVRALYDFDAQPGSGELSIAANEILTVTNQDVGEGWWEGVNSRGQKGLFPAGYVEAASSQPPPAMPPPPPPADAQITAFSESVLPGVDAVDDWDDDWDDDDSEPGAAQSQVSNTTFVTTKESRDSQRAVESRGTLKKSFNRFSTFVKSGGEGYILGETKISVPTEQCVTILETNGEIQWLESTSPYTCSVDSPNKKTKLKGLKSFIAYQLRPSFNNIAVSRRYKHFDWLHERLEEKFTLIPIPPLPDKQISGRYEKDFIDHRKNQLQMWVNRICRHPVLSQSEVWMHFLTCTDDKRWKLGKRNAEKDKLIGGSFFHAISTPSIPLENANVEKQIELFNRFVMKMDDSVKQLFNVAVDQHKRYAGPVRKEIQRMSESFNDLGSAFAMYSSEHSDSLTTAIKYTAGVYEDLGKMYEEQPKYDAEPMADVLHEYKGMLAAWPDVLHIQKSALNKVAEHKKLAEDGRLSQDDVAAISQRTDVISYATLAEINHFHNERVAYFKSMMETYLTAQIDFYQRITTKLQETLAYFQAS; from the exons GATGTTGGTGAAGGCTGGTGGGAAGGAGTTAATAGTCGTGGACAGAAAGGGCTTTTCCCAGCTGGATATGTGGAg GCTGCATCCAGCCAACCTCCTCCAGCAATGCCACCTCCTCCACCACCAGCTGATGCTCAGATAACTGCTTTTTCAGAATCTGTTCTGCCTGGTGTTGATGCTGTGGATGATTGGGATGATGACTGGGATGACGATGATTCT gAACCTGGCGCAGCTCAGAGTCAAGTTTCTAATACAACTTTTGTCACTACCAAAGAATCTCGGGATTCACAAAGAGCAGTAGAATCCAGAGGAACTCTAAAGAAAAGTTTCAAcag GTTTTCTACTTTTGTAAAGTCTGGAGGTGAAGGTTATATATTAGGAGAGACTAAAATATCGGTTCCTACTGAACAATGTGTTACTATACTA gaaACCAATGGAGAAATACAGTGGTTGGAAAGTACTTCTCCTTACACATGTAGTGTAGATTCACCCAATAAAAAAACCAAATTGAAAGGTTTAAAGAGCTTCATTGCATATCAGCTTAGACCTTCA tttaataacaTTGCTGTTAGTAGAAGATACAAGCATTTTGATTGGTTGCATGAAAGGcttgaagaaaaatttactttaataccTATACCTCCTCTTCCTGATAAACAAATCTCAG gACGCTATGAAAAAGATTTCATTGATCATCGAAAAAATCAGTTACAGATGTGGGTTAATAGAATTTGTCGTCATCCTGTTTTGTCTCAAAGTGAAGTTTGGATGCATTTTCTCACTTGTACAGATGATAAA agGTGGAAACTAGGCAAAAGAAATGCTGAAAAAGATAAGCTTATTGGTGGATCCTTTTTTCATGCCATTTCAACACCCTCCATACCTTTAGAGAATGCAAATGT AGAGAAACAGATAGAACTTTTTAACAGATTTGTTATGAAAATGGATGACAGTGTAAAACAGTTGTTCAATGTTGCTGTTGACCAGCATAAAAGATATGCTGGAC CTGTCAGGAAAGAAATTCAAAGAATGTCTGAATCCTTCAATGATCTTGGCTCAGCTTTTGCAATGTATTCATCTGAAC attctgATTCTCTTACTACTGCTATAAAATACACAGCAGGTGTCTATGAGGATCTCGGGAAAATGTATGAAGAACAG cCAAAATATGATGCTGAACCAATGGCTGATGTACTTCACGAATATAAAGGAATGCTTGCTGCCTGGCCAGATGTACTTCACATTCAAAAG tCGGCATTGAACAAAGTTGCAGAACATAAGAAGTTAGCTGAAGATGGTAGACTTAGTCAAGATGATGTAGCAGCTATTAGTCAGCGTACAGATGTTATTTCTTATGCAACATTAGCTGAAATTAATCATTTCCATAATGAACGGGTTGCTTACTTCAAAAGCATGATGGAAACTTACCTTACTGCTCAAATTGATTTCTATCAAAGA ATTACTACAAAACTTCAAGAAACATTAGCTTATTTCCAGGCATCATAA
- the LOC129975904 gene encoding sorting nexin lst-4-like isoform X1, with translation MAVSFQVRALYDFDAQPGSGELSIAANEILTVTNQDVGEGWWEGVNSRGQKGLFPAGYVEAASSQPPPAMPPPPPPADAQITAFSESVLPGVDAVDDWDDDWDDDDSVYSQEPGAAQSQVSNTTFVTTKESRDSQRAVESRGTLKKSFNRFSTFVKSGGEGYILGETKISVPTEQCVTILETNGEIQWLESTSPYTCSVDSPNKKTKLKGLKSFIAYQLRPSFNNIAVSRRYKHFDWLHERLEEKFTLIPIPPLPDKQISGRYEKDFIDHRKNQLQMWVNRICRHPVLSQSEVWMHFLTCTDDKRWKLGKRNAEKDKLIGGSFFHAISTPSIPLENANVEKQIELFNRFVMKMDDSVKQLFNVAVDQHKRYAGPVRKEIQRMSESFNDLGSAFAMYSSEHSDSLTTAIKYTAGVYEDLGKMYEEQPKYDAEPMADVLHEYKGMLAAWPDVLHIQKSALNKVAEHKKLAEDGRLSQDDVAAISQRTDVISYATLAEINHFHNERVAYFKSMMETYLTAQIDFYQRITTKLQETLAYFQAS, from the exons GATGTTGGTGAAGGCTGGTGGGAAGGAGTTAATAGTCGTGGACAGAAAGGGCTTTTCCCAGCTGGATATGTGGAg GCTGCATCCAGCCAACCTCCTCCAGCAATGCCACCTCCTCCACCACCAGCTGATGCTCAGATAACTGCTTTTTCAGAATCTGTTCTGCCTGGTGTTGATGCTGTGGATGATTGGGATGATGACTGGGATGACGATGATTCTGTATATAGCCAG gAACCTGGCGCAGCTCAGAGTCAAGTTTCTAATACAACTTTTGTCACTACCAAAGAATCTCGGGATTCACAAAGAGCAGTAGAATCCAGAGGAACTCTAAAGAAAAGTTTCAAcag GTTTTCTACTTTTGTAAAGTCTGGAGGTGAAGGTTATATATTAGGAGAGACTAAAATATCGGTTCCTACTGAACAATGTGTTACTATACTA gaaACCAATGGAGAAATACAGTGGTTGGAAAGTACTTCTCCTTACACATGTAGTGTAGATTCACCCAATAAAAAAACCAAATTGAAAGGTTTAAAGAGCTTCATTGCATATCAGCTTAGACCTTCA tttaataacaTTGCTGTTAGTAGAAGATACAAGCATTTTGATTGGTTGCATGAAAGGcttgaagaaaaatttactttaataccTATACCTCCTCTTCCTGATAAACAAATCTCAG gACGCTATGAAAAAGATTTCATTGATCATCGAAAAAATCAGTTACAGATGTGGGTTAATAGAATTTGTCGTCATCCTGTTTTGTCTCAAAGTGAAGTTTGGATGCATTTTCTCACTTGTACAGATGATAAA agGTGGAAACTAGGCAAAAGAAATGCTGAAAAAGATAAGCTTATTGGTGGATCCTTTTTTCATGCCATTTCAACACCCTCCATACCTTTAGAGAATGCAAATGT AGAGAAACAGATAGAACTTTTTAACAGATTTGTTATGAAAATGGATGACAGTGTAAAACAGTTGTTCAATGTTGCTGTTGACCAGCATAAAAGATATGCTGGAC CTGTCAGGAAAGAAATTCAAAGAATGTCTGAATCCTTCAATGATCTTGGCTCAGCTTTTGCAATGTATTCATCTGAAC attctgATTCTCTTACTACTGCTATAAAATACACAGCAGGTGTCTATGAGGATCTCGGGAAAATGTATGAAGAACAG cCAAAATATGATGCTGAACCAATGGCTGATGTACTTCACGAATATAAAGGAATGCTTGCTGCCTGGCCAGATGTACTTCACATTCAAAAG tCGGCATTGAACAAAGTTGCAGAACATAAGAAGTTAGCTGAAGATGGTAGACTTAGTCAAGATGATGTAGCAGCTATTAGTCAGCGTACAGATGTTATTTCTTATGCAACATTAGCTGAAATTAATCATTTCCATAATGAACGGGTTGCTTACTTCAAAAGCATGATGGAAACTTACCTTACTGCTCAAATTGATTTCTATCAAAGA ATTACTACAAAACTTCAAGAAACATTAGCTTATTTCCAGGCATCATAA
- the LOC129975904 gene encoding sorting nexin lst-4-like isoform X3: MSFVKYEEDEWAASSQPPPAMPPPPPPADAQITAFSESVLPGVDAVDDWDDDWDDDDSVYSQEPGAAQSQVSNTTFVTTKESRDSQRAVESRGTLKKSFNRFSTFVKSGGEGYILGETKISVPTEQCVTILETNGEIQWLESTSPYTCSVDSPNKKTKLKGLKSFIAYQLRPSFNNIAVSRRYKHFDWLHERLEEKFTLIPIPPLPDKQISGRYEKDFIDHRKNQLQMWVNRICRHPVLSQSEVWMHFLTCTDDKRWKLGKRNAEKDKLIGGSFFHAISTPSIPLENANVEKQIELFNRFVMKMDDSVKQLFNVAVDQHKRYAGPVRKEIQRMSESFNDLGSAFAMYSSEHSDSLTTAIKYTAGVYEDLGKMYEEQPKYDAEPMADVLHEYKGMLAAWPDVLHIQKSALNKVAEHKKLAEDGRLSQDDVAAISQRTDVISYATLAEINHFHNERVAYFKSMMETYLTAQIDFYQRITTKLQETLAYFQAS; encoded by the exons ATgagttttgtaaaatatgaagAAGATGAGTgg GCTGCATCCAGCCAACCTCCTCCAGCAATGCCACCTCCTCCACCACCAGCTGATGCTCAGATAACTGCTTTTTCAGAATCTGTTCTGCCTGGTGTTGATGCTGTGGATGATTGGGATGATGACTGGGATGACGATGATTCTGTATATAGCCAG gAACCTGGCGCAGCTCAGAGTCAAGTTTCTAATACAACTTTTGTCACTACCAAAGAATCTCGGGATTCACAAAGAGCAGTAGAATCCAGAGGAACTCTAAAGAAAAGTTTCAAcag GTTTTCTACTTTTGTAAAGTCTGGAGGTGAAGGTTATATATTAGGAGAGACTAAAATATCGGTTCCTACTGAACAATGTGTTACTATACTA gaaACCAATGGAGAAATACAGTGGTTGGAAAGTACTTCTCCTTACACATGTAGTGTAGATTCACCCAATAAAAAAACCAAATTGAAAGGTTTAAAGAGCTTCATTGCATATCAGCTTAGACCTTCA tttaataacaTTGCTGTTAGTAGAAGATACAAGCATTTTGATTGGTTGCATGAAAGGcttgaagaaaaatttactttaataccTATACCTCCTCTTCCTGATAAACAAATCTCAG gACGCTATGAAAAAGATTTCATTGATCATCGAAAAAATCAGTTACAGATGTGGGTTAATAGAATTTGTCGTCATCCTGTTTTGTCTCAAAGTGAAGTTTGGATGCATTTTCTCACTTGTACAGATGATAAA agGTGGAAACTAGGCAAAAGAAATGCTGAAAAAGATAAGCTTATTGGTGGATCCTTTTTTCATGCCATTTCAACACCCTCCATACCTTTAGAGAATGCAAATGT AGAGAAACAGATAGAACTTTTTAACAGATTTGTTATGAAAATGGATGACAGTGTAAAACAGTTGTTCAATGTTGCTGTTGACCAGCATAAAAGATATGCTGGAC CTGTCAGGAAAGAAATTCAAAGAATGTCTGAATCCTTCAATGATCTTGGCTCAGCTTTTGCAATGTATTCATCTGAAC attctgATTCTCTTACTACTGCTATAAAATACACAGCAGGTGTCTATGAGGATCTCGGGAAAATGTATGAAGAACAG cCAAAATATGATGCTGAACCAATGGCTGATGTACTTCACGAATATAAAGGAATGCTTGCTGCCTGGCCAGATGTACTTCACATTCAAAAG tCGGCATTGAACAAAGTTGCAGAACATAAGAAGTTAGCTGAAGATGGTAGACTTAGTCAAGATGATGTAGCAGCTATTAGTCAGCGTACAGATGTTATTTCTTATGCAACATTAGCTGAAATTAATCATTTCCATAATGAACGGGTTGCTTACTTCAAAAGCATGATGGAAACTTACCTTACTGCTCAAATTGATTTCTATCAAAGA ATTACTACAAAACTTCAAGAAACATTAGCTTATTTCCAGGCATCATAA